The Vicia villosa cultivar HV-30 ecotype Madison, WI unplaced genomic scaffold, Vvil1.0 ctg.000494F_1_1, whole genome shotgun sequence genome includes the window GTTTGTTCTTCCAACTTTCACTATGGACCTTACGAATGCAAAAAATAACTACATTTATTAAAGTAATTGCAATTACTCCCCCCGTTCCACAATGAGTCATTTCATacatattaagaaaagtgtaATATTTAATTAGAGAGAATGATGTTTTTACTAAAGTAACATTTATCATGTATTGAGAGTGGTAATAATTAAAGGGTACAATTGTAAAAAGAAATTGTTCTAGACAGGACCTGTGGCGGGCCAAACGCCGAGCACATCCCAATCCACGCCTACATCGAGGACAGCCCAAAGTGCTGACCTAATCTATTGGGGCCAATAAAGGGCACTTTCTGCACACGCTCCTCCCCGAGGACACATTAGCAACTTCTCCCACTCTCCGCGCAGATGAAAAAACCGTCTTGCCACCCGTAACGGGCAAGTTCACCCATAATATGAAGATCATGGAAAAGTTAACCCAGGATGATGAGCATGTGCTGCTCATCACTACTCACGTGGAAATCCTGGAAGTCATCCGTTATGGGTTTGGACTTTCAGCCCATAACGAAGACCATTGGCACAACACTGGGGCTCATATAAATACCCTCCTCTACAGAAGGATTAGGTATTCACTTTTCTATACTCCAAACCTTGCTACCTCTACGCCGATACTTACTTTAACATCGAAGTATCTGCAAGTACACCTCCCTCCTCTGTTAGACTGTCAAGCTTACAGACGTTTTTACTGGCCATCATTCTTTCTTATCCTAGTATGATCAGAAATTAATTTACATTATAAATTGAAATGCGTCATtcattttaaatcattttattatttcGAATAGGAAGTCACTCATGGTAGGATtgagaaaatattaaaatctgTGAAACTTAAAAGATTTGAACTTTCTAAGAAACAAATAAAGCAATGTAAGTCAGACTTAATTTACAGCGTAGATGAATATAGAAGGCACAAagtacatgacacatgcatcagaTAGAAACAAAACACACATAGAAGCCAAAGCACCGGCCAGTCATTAATAAACACTAGTAAGCAAGATAAAAAATTACTAGTAGCACTAGCAGCAAATGATTTCTAACTTTACATATCGAGATTGGCCAGCCTGTATATGCTTACATAAGTTGGAAGATGTTACAAATGAATCTCCGTGCTTACAACTACAAGTACATGCTTaatgtttaattattttgtttgtcaatttcatatatattaaatagATTTCACATGAAGCAGAGCACTGCCTCACCATTTTATCTCATATTGTATGACTATTGTATTTGTTGAGACCTTTCTTTTTATTGGATATCATTTGCATTTATCTAACATGATCAATATATATCAACTAGTCTCTCAAACAAGATGACATTTGAAAATGATATATATCATTTAtctatttgaaaataatatttttctcttgGAGACTTATGTCTCGCGCGTCGGTGTCGTACGAAGTGTGACGAATTCtgttgtgattgaatgatgataTTGTATaaatgatgattggaagaattgCATAGTAATTTACATAACGATGCTGTTGTTTTTGCATGATTTATGAAGTTGCATGTTAGTGTCGCATGCATATATTGTTGTTGGCCTGGAATGACAAATTGTTGTTGGTTTGGATCTGCAAATTGTTGTTGGCCTAGATTGACAaattgttgagggcttatgctctgtagTTGGTCTGGATTAGAAAATTTTGATGGCTTATGCCCTgttagtaccacatgcatgaagTCGGTGTCAGTTGCATAGCATGACATTGAAGAATTGGTATGATGCTGTCTTGTATGATCGAAGTATGAATTGTGTGACATGTAAAGATGAATTACTGTTGATAATCTGCACTCTATATCTATCGCATACTTATTATTATATAACTTATTATATTGttgtgatatctcacccttctgctggAATGATGCTTTATACGATATTGTGTAGATAATCAGGAGTAGTCTGAGGTCGCAAAGTCCAGGAGAGGTTGCTCTTCTTATTTTATGAGATGttgtctatgctctgatacataacacCAGGGGGATGAACGCTTGTCTATTTTTGATATGTAGACGTTTTAATTCTTGTTGATTTGTTGGAGTATGAAGGACTCCCTTTTGATTGAATATGTGTTGTTATTATATTATTGAGAATTTATACTAGTATATATTTAAAGTAGAGAACCATTCTCATTTTATAAACTGATTTTTTTTACATTATACTATTTGGTAACAAAACCAAAAGCACTACGATATGCGATTTCCGGCGGATCCATTCCGGCAGGTCCGATGTACTTCTGATTGATCTTTTTTCCTACGAATCTCCGACGGTTCTCTCAAGTGCTTAGAGAGGTATTCTGTCCCTTCTCATCTTCGGTTTAAATTCCTGGCTTTAGGGTTCAGGGACCTTGGTGAGCTGGTTCAGATCGATATCAATCTAGGTATTTTGGGACTGTTggggttttcttttcttttctcgtTCTCCGTCTTCTGGTTTTTTCAAGTAGCCAATAGCTCCGGCTCTTCTGGCTTTTCTGGTTTTTTCAATCTAGGTCTTTGTGGGTCTTTTATGGAAGGTGTGGCTGGGGTTCAGAGAGAAGGAGGGTGGATCAAGGCGGCGCGTCGTCACTTTCGTGGATGGGTTCCGCGTTGGGATGTTTTTCCGGCAAGGAGTAATGTAGAAGGTGATGTTACTTCGTTCTACATTTCAGAGTTTCCCGATAACTGCAGAGCAGAAGACCTCTTTGGTTTATTCGGATGTATTGGCAGTTCGGTGGAGGTAGCAATTGCACCGAGGAGAAACAAATTAGGCAAACGGTTTGGTTTCGCGAGATTCTCAGATGTCGTAGATGCTCGAGGGTTGGGTGTTAAACTGGATAATGTGACATTCGAAGGTAAGAAAATACACGCGAATATTCCAAGGTTTGAGAGACAAGGAGCTGGGGGTGGGAAGCAGGGGCGGAGAGTTTCGTCTTATACTTATGCTGCGCGCGAGGCTACTGCAAATGGTCCTCAGGTCAAGCCTTGGGGAGGGATTAGGTATAATGGCAGATCATTTTGTGATGTGGTGAATAACGTTCCAAGAAGGGACTGTTTGGTGGAAACTCAGACACCTGTGGTTTGCGTTTCGTCGAAGGAGGAAATAGAGAGGTTTTCAAAGGCTTGGGTTGGTCAGCTAAGCATTTTGGGTTCTGGTAATAGCATTCAGAAGAGCATTGAAAGAGCAGGATTTTTTGGTGTAGTGGTGTCGCCGCTTGGGGCAAAGATGTGTCTATTGGAGGAAATTGAGGACGGGGCGATGGCAGAATTTTTGGGGGAGGATGATGGTTGGTGGAAGAGTTGGTTTGTAGGGATGTCGAAGTGGAGCAAGGAGGTGGTGGACGTTTCGAGGGCGGTGTGGATTCGTGTGTTTGGGATTCCTTGTCTGGGGTGGAATTCTACAGTTTTTTCCTCAGTGGGCAATCGAATTGGAAAATTCATTTGTGTCGATGAAGCAACTGCAGGTGGTCGTAAACTTGATGTCGCCAGAATCCAGGTTTGCTCTGATTTCACCTCTACCATCCCAAAGTTCCTTGATCTGAAGCTGGATGGGAACACTTTTAGGCTAGTTATAGAAGTTGAACATCAACCAGTTTATTCTTCTGTTTGTTCTCCGGGTCTGACTTGCGAGTCTCTTTCCTCTGATTCGATCGACTCTGATGAATGCGAGTCGTGGGGAGATCAAATGTCTATGAATTGTGGTAACAGTCTGGAGCATAGGGGTTACGATGATGATTTCATCTATGAAGATCAGGTTGTGGGAGATTCAGTTTTGGACCCGGTGTCTGTTCCATCAGAGGCGAAGAGTCGGGATGCGCCGGAGCCTTTGAATGAGGACTCTGCTGCTGAGTCGGCAGCGGGAACAGGGAAGGAGACGGCGAGGTTAGGTGGAGCTTTCGATAGAGCTGTGTTGTCTGTTAGTTCCGGCGGCAGGAAAGTAAGAGTTTCCAACCATCAGCAGAGAGCCTCTTCGGTGTCGGAGGAAGGGGAAAATTCGACAGTTCCGTGTTCCCTGAAGAGAAACCAAGTTTTAGTTCACAAAAAGGCTAAGTATAGGAAAGTGGCTGAGTTTGGAGGTAATTCTAAAACCAAACTTTTAAGAAAGATGAAGGGAATGAGTAGTAAGGGGAAGTTCAAAAAAGCCTTGAAGTTTAACAGGTCAGGAGTAGTGACAGCGGATACTGTGGAGGTGTTAAATGATATTGATCAAGGAAAGGTTTATAGTAAGAATGGAGGATTGTCTTTAGGAGGGGATGTTTCGGTTTCGGTTGGCAACCAATCCGAGAGTGATTATATTTTGGCAAACAATTTAAGACAATGGAAAATGGTGAATGATGAGGATGGTCAAAAGCTAAAATCGGCGATTGAGGCATTAGGGGTGGATTGTTCCAAAGGTAGACCTCCTAACGGTAGGAAAATGGAAGATGGAAAAGGAAAAGAGGTGGTGAGTGTTTTGTCCGAGAAGGAGTTCCCGCTTCCGTTGAAATGATCATAGGGTCCTTTAACATTAGAGGGGGAGGTAATGCACTAAAACGAAGGAGGATTAGTGACATTATTAAAAAAGGAGAAGCGGACATTTTTCTAATTCAAGAGACAAAATTCACAAACACAACGGAAGGATTAGCTCATAGTTGTTGGACCAAGGAAGACAtaggtttctctttttcaaattcgaGGGGTATGTCGGGAGGTTTGTTAATTCTTTGGAAGATAGGGGCGGTGGATGTTTTACTAAGTTTCAAAGGCGAAGGCTTTTTAGGAATTAAAGTATTGTGGAAGGGGGATATTTATTATATTCTTAATGTTTATTCTTCGTGTGAATTAGTGAAGAAGAAAGTTATGTGGGCTAAAATTTTGTTGTTGAAGAACTCTTTTTGTGATGGGGAGTGGATAATTGGTGGGGATTTCAATGCTATTAAGAATCCGTCGGAGAGGAAAGGTAGGAGGGACGGGGGCCTTTCTAATGAAGTAGAGTTTTTCGGTAAGTTCATTGAGGACTTGGACTTGGTGGACATTCCTTGCAAAGGAAAGAAGTTTTCTTGGTATAGTGGATGTGGGAGAGCCATGAGTAGGATCGACCGTTTTTTGGTGTCCAATGTGGTGGTTGATAGATGGTGTTTGATTGGTCAATTTATTGGGAGTAGAGACATTTCGGACCATTGTCCGGTTTGGTTGGTGAAGGATAATTCaaattggggtcctaaaccatTCAAATTTAATAACGATTGGTTCTCTTTTCCGGAgtttcttccttttgttgaatcGGAGTGGAAGGAGATGACGGTAGTAGGTAGACCCGACTTTGTGCTTTATGAAAAGTTGAAAAGGTTGAAAGAGAGAATTAGATGGTGGAATATCACGATTTTTGGTAAGGTCGACTTGGATTTAGAGGAGAGTTTGGAGGAGTTAAACAAGGGAGATTCTACTTTGGAGGAAGTGGCGGAGGAGGACTTTCTTGTTACTTTGAAAGATAGAAGAGAGGCAAATAAAAGATTATGGTTGAACCTTAGGATCAAGGAAAACATGCTTGTTCAAAAATCTAGGCTAAAGTGGTTGAATGATGGGGATTCCAACTCGCGTTTTTTCCATTGTGTGGTTAGAGAGAGGAGGTGTCGTAATCACATCGGTCCTTTGGTTTGTCCTGGAGGTTTGGTTGAAAAGGTAGAAGATGTCAAGGAGGAGGTCCGCAACCATTTTGCTTTGAAATTTATTGAGTTAGAGGAAGATAGACCGAACCTTGATGGTATCCCTTTTAAGAGCTTAAACGAAGTCGATCGCGTTTCTCTTGAAAGGCCGTTTGAAGAAGTGGAGATCAAGGAAGCAATATGGGGGTGTGGGAGTGATAAGAGCCCGGGTCCCGATGGTTTCTCTTTCTTGTTCATTAAGAGATGTTGGTTCTTCCTTAAGGAGGATTTTTTGAGGTTCTTTAACCACTTCCATGGTGGTGGAACGATTTCAAAGGCTATTATCTCTTCTTTCTTAACATTAGTCCCGAAATCTCCAAACCCGGTGGGATTAGATGATTACACTACGCCAAATAAGTTATTTAatagcatttttatttatttttgatagcgcttaaaagcgctattaaccgcgccgctattgtaaatattttttgtttaatagcacttttaaagtgCTATTGAAGTGCGGGTTTTTAATAGCGTTTTTGCTTAAGCGCTACCGAAGTGAACATTTTGCACgttttttgatttgattttgatagcactttcaaatgAAGCGCTATTATAGATCACAtctttgatagcactttcaaacaaagcgctaatatatgaca containing:
- the LOC131629006 gene encoding uncharacterized protein LOC131629006, giving the protein MEGVAGVQREGGWIKAARRHFRGWVPRWDVFPARSNVEGDVTSFYISEFPDNCRAEDLFGLFGCIGSSVEVAIAPRRNKLGKRFGFARFSDVVDARGLGVKLDNVTFEGKKIHANIPRFERQGAGGGKQGRRVSSYTYAAREATANGPQVKPWGGIRYNGRSFCDVVNNVPRRDCLVETQTPVVCVSSKEEIERFSKAWVGQLSILGSGNSIQKSIERAGFFGVVVSPLGAKMCLLEEIEDGAMAEFLGEDDGWWKSWFVGMSKWSKEVVDVSRAVWIRVFGIPCLGWNSTVFSSVGNRIGKFICVDEATAGGRKLDVARIQVCSDFTSTIPKFLDLKLDGNTFRLVIEVEHQPVYSSVCSPGLTCESLSSDSIDSDECESWGDQMSMNCGNSLEHRGYDDDFIYEDQVVGDSVLDPVSVPSEAKSRDAPEPLNEDSAAESAAGTGKETARLGGAFDRAVLSVSSGGRKVRVSNHQQRASSVSEEGENSTVPCSLKRNQVLVHKKAKYRKVAEFGGNSKTKLLRKMKGMSSKGKFKKALKFNRSGVVTADTVEVLNDIDQGKVYSKNGGLSLGGDVSVSVGNQSESDYILANNLRQWKMVNDEDGQKLKSAIEALGVDCSKGRPPNGRKMEDGKGKEVVSVLSEKEFPLPLK